The following are encoded in a window of Sinomonas cyclohexanicum genomic DNA:
- the nudC gene encoding NAD(+) diphosphatase, with amino-acid sequence MTSGPLPRVHPPVSSFAAFDGAGPAAGRLADRILPVSAEVLDRRSADRADADFLRAVVGQPGTLAVLYSQHRALHTGGHLAFLPAHLLPAAWLEGLLVYLGRLPQERTTAHANPGADVVLVVLPEPVEPVSAVMSEPAAEGAGLLPEDTNWAGFRESGPGLDGVEAGILLEATAIANWHAAHPRCPRCGAATEVVQSGWVRVCPEDGSEHFPRTDPAIIVTVVGPDDRLLLATGARMRSTMFSTLAGFVEPGESLEQAVSREILEEVGVRVAECQYLGSQPWPFPASLMLGFTARTEDTVAQPDGAEVLRARWFTRDELAEAAASGEIALPSSLSISRALIEHWYGGRIADSSAVAAR; translated from the coding sequence ATGACTTCCGGCCCGCTTCCGCGCGTCCACCCTCCCGTCTCCTCGTTCGCCGCGTTCGACGGCGCGGGCCCCGCGGCGGGACGGCTGGCCGACCGAATCCTCCCGGTCAGCGCCGAGGTCCTGGACCGCAGGTCCGCGGACCGCGCCGACGCTGACTTCCTCCGCGCCGTGGTGGGCCAGCCCGGAACACTGGCGGTCCTCTACTCGCAGCACCGTGCCCTCCACACGGGTGGGCACCTCGCGTTCCTCCCGGCCCACCTCCTTCCCGCTGCGTGGCTCGAGGGCCTCCTCGTGTACCTCGGCAGGCTGCCGCAGGAACGCACGACGGCGCACGCGAACCCGGGTGCCGACGTCGTCCTCGTGGTGCTGCCCGAGCCGGTCGAGCCGGTCTCGGCCGTCATGTCCGAGCCGGCGGCTGAGGGCGCGGGGCTCCTGCCGGAGGACACGAACTGGGCCGGTTTCCGCGAGTCGGGTCCCGGACTGGACGGGGTCGAGGCGGGCATCCTGCTCGAGGCGACGGCGATCGCCAACTGGCATGCCGCCCATCCGCGCTGCCCGAGGTGCGGTGCCGCCACCGAGGTCGTCCAGAGCGGCTGGGTCCGGGTGTGCCCCGAGGACGGCTCGGAGCACTTCCCCCGCACGGATCCCGCGATCATCGTGACTGTCGTCGGCCCGGACGACAGGCTGCTCCTGGCCACCGGCGCGCGCATGCGTTCGACGATGTTCTCGACGCTCGCCGGCTTCGTGGAGCCGGGGGAGTCGCTCGAACAGGCCGTGTCCCGCGAGATCCTCGAGGAGGTGGGCGTCCGGGTCGCCGAATGCCAGTACCTCGGATCGCAGCCGTGGCCGTTCCCGGCGTCGCTCATGCTCGGCTTCACGGCCCGCACCGAGGACACGGTCGCCCAGCCGGACGGCGCCGAGGTGCTGCGCGCGCGCTGGTTCACCCGGGACGAGCTCGCCGAGGCCGCCGCATCGGGGGAGATCGCGCTCCCGAGCAGCCTCTCGATCTCCCGTGCCCTCATCGAGCACTGGTACGGCGGCCGCATCGCCGACTCCTCCGCGGTGGCCGCCAGATGA